The Syngnathus scovelli strain Florida chromosome 11, RoL_Ssco_1.2, whole genome shotgun sequence region CACCTGCTTCAGCCATAATACATCTTTATAgcttctttttctcttttaagCTCAAGTATTTGTTGATATTGACATGGTAGGAATCAGTGTAACACACCGCAAAATACTGCGATGATTATCCCTAACCTGATCATCACCATAGTGCAAATTTGACCTCCTGTATTCTAATGTCATGAAAGTAGCCTTTAGCTTTGAAATGTGAAGAGTCATGGAAACACATGTTTTGGAAAGCCACTTTTAATGCAAAGAAATGAATGAATTCTGCTTACAAAAATCTTTTAAATAACTGACAGTATTTATATACTGTTTATATGGTGATAAAATAAATAGTCACTGGATGCTTTAAAAGAAGAGCAACGTCTTGTGCCACATAATGACGGTAGCTGGTAGGACTGATTACAAATGTCATCTTGTTGGCTGCTTTTCTTTCCAGTATAAACAATGGTCTGTACAAAGTGCATTAGTTCTACTGTGTCCTGGCTCAAAGAGCGCTCGCTCTGCAGACCCTTATCTTGATTTGTCATGATGGCAATACATAAAAGCAGCCTTTTCCGCAAAATCTTTTTGGGCCATACAGTAGTGACTGTGTTGGTGAAGATTAGTTTGAAGTCAACCTGGATTTGTATCTTACAATCTTGAAAGTGAAGGTCCAACAAGTGGAGTGGACAAAAAAACACTGGTACCAAAACTCAATTCATTCCATGGGTAACTCATAGCTAGCTCAATTTAATGGTTTCATTTCTACATTGAAATGATCTGAAATGTCATTCATCCTTTCCAGCTTGCCGAAATGTAATTTATTAACTCAAAACGCAGCATTTGATATAAAAACACAATAACTAAATAAGACGCGTAAAGAAATCAACTTGTGTAAATACTGTATGTTCTGTGTGAAATATGTGCTTGAGGGACATGGAGTGACTGGAGTTTCAATTCAGTGTGAGGGTCTGGGTGGGAGCTGCGGCCTGCTGCGGCCTACTGCGGCCTACTGCAGCTCCTGTACTCATTCTGTATTTGTCTACTTGACTGTCCCATGAAATACACGTCCAAAACTGCTTCTGCGAGTGACTCTCCTCGACCAAATGCAAGGTCATTGTCATTTTGGAATTTCTCGAATTATTTTGACTTTGCTCAAGCAGCAGTGTATATGAAGATCGCTTGTAACTCAAATCTTGCCAcgcaacaaaaagaaaagaagaaaatcaTTAGTCGGAGCACTTCTGAGTCAAGGCACTACTGAACTGTCTATTTGGCTACCCTAAATGTCCGAGAACCATGTGCCAAGTTTTCTAAAAAACACAACTCCAGCTGCATAGGGCAGATCCAAGGACCATCAAGAGGAACGGTGTCAGGCTCCCGGTCCCACTGGTCTTGGTTTGGACTTGTTTGCTTTTAAAGCCGAAACCATAGTGACTGGAGGGCTGTGTCTCTGCGTGGCTGCAAAGCATTAAGGGAGCCTGAAAGGAAGTGGCCCTCCTCATCGGACGGTCTGGGCTGGAACCGTCCGTCGGCCTTTCCCCAACGTACAACAGCGGCTGTCCCCTGTGGTCCAGCTCAACCTTGAGAAGCTCATATTCCTTATGTGGCAGCTTGAGGCCGAGAACCGTGCAGCCGTGCGTAGAGCTCAGGGCCTGTTCTTCTCTGACCTTCCACTCTCCGGCCTGCCCGCACTTTCCTGGCTTTGTCCTGTTCAACAACCTTGCTGTGGACTCGTCTTCAGCCGTCACGCTCACTTCGGTCACCTTAAAGACAAACTCTGTGGCTCCCGGTACCTTGACTGAAGGGTTTCCCTGAGCATAGTGACCGGAAGCTCTCAGGGTGAAGGTGTTCTGGGAGCAAAGGGGGTCCGAATAGTGGCGGTAGATCCCCTCCCACGCTTGTTGGTCGGGATCAAAGTGGAACTCTCTGGTGAGGAAGAGAATGGTGGGGCGAGTTTCACATTGCTGGCTTGACCAACGTCCGGCCAAGGAAATAGGGGCTTGCGTTTGGCGGGGCATAGCTGGGGGATGTTGTTCTGTGGAGCGGTACACCAGGGCACACACTGGGCAAGGATGGATATGATGCTGAAAAGATCAATTGCAAAAGAATTATTAGCGTGTCACTTCTGGATGCCAGACATACGTACGTATATGTAAAACCTTTATACCTACGTAGCTCTCACTAAAACTCACCATGGCACTCTGCAGTGGCTGCTGGTATCCTGTTGGTCTATAGTGAGTTCTTTGGGTCCAATCAGTGTGTATGTCCCCCAAGAAGAGCTCCTGGATTTTCTCCCCATGGTTGTGGTGTTGCGTCTCCACCCGAACCAAATCCAGCTCCATCATGGAGAAGCCCAAAGCCGACAGGCACTCTCTTCCCGCACGGGTATTGTAAAGGTCCTGCGGCTTCCCAGGGACCAATCGAGCCAGGCTCGGACCCACGCAGGATGGGGCCAGCCTGGAGTTGAGTTTCTGCTTGGCTGCCAAGCTGTGAACAACGATGGTCACCCCGCTGAGGTGATGGTCGGCTTCGGTGGCTCCGCGGGTGATCCAGGAGGCCTGACGGAGACGGAGCTTGCCTCGGATTGCCAGGGAATAGGTGGGATCCTCGCACCGGCTGTCGGCATAGTAGTGCTGCAATGCCTGGAAATGACGAGTCGGGTGGAAGGTATAGGAACGGGTGAGGAACTCCGGGCCTGGACGCACTTCACATCTGAAAATAGGGAAGAGGTTATAGAAGTGAATATATCCAACAGTAAAAGCCACACACCAAACAGCTTCATGGATGTGCTGAGGGAAGACTTTCAGATAGCTGGAGTTAGAGCAGAAGATGCAGATGTGTCTCATTGGCTCTGGCAACCCCAGAAACGGCTCAAGCCCAAAGGGAACAAAGACTTGTTACGTTTATACTGGACAAGAGCTAGGGTGAAGTCAAGCCAAGTATTCCTCGCCCGCCACCCAGATCAGATAGATTCTTGTGAAGCAGACCTCTAGAGTCTGGGTTGTCGAAAGAATACGTCCCAACTGTGTTCTGTTTCTGTCTTTGAAGTATTCTCTGTGTTTGGCAAAGGTTTACCTGGTTGATAACCAGGTCCCATCCAGCCTTGGTGGTATTTCTGCTGTGATTTTCACTCTTTCCTGATGCTGGCGGTAGTGACAGCGGGGCTGCCATTGCAGGCTTTCCATGAAGCTGGAGGAAGTTGTGGGCACTTCCCAGAGTTTACTCCCCGTTGCAGTCATCAATGCAACTAAAAGACAGAAACGATAGCAATTATTCATCTGATGAACACGAGAGCTTTGATACATGCCGTCGATAGAGTATTTCTAATAATGATTGATTTGAAATGAGCTCACATTCTTTTATCCCAGCACTCATTTTGACGTGCGGTATAGTTGATTCaacctgacattttttttcttcttgaaattttaggaCCGTTATTCCGGCCAACCAAAAACTGTAACGTTAATCCCCGCGAAAATAGCAACGGTTATATTGTTTGACTTGCGCGCATGTGCTTCATCTCGCCGCACTCGGctgctgcgtgcgtgcgtgctcaaAGGTGCGTCTTGAGACCCAAAGCCAAGATGAGATTTCAGCCGACAAGGATTTTCTGATTGCGTCAACAAGGACCATCAAGAGGAACGGTGTCAGGCTTGTTGATTTTGCAACAAGCGGAAGCCGCAAAGTATGGCAAGCATGTTCTCCCAAACCCTACCGTGCTTGTTGTCCGTGCGCAACGGTGATTTCTTTTTGTTGTCGCTGCCTCACTTGGCTCTTCGATTCCGAGAGACATCATTGTGTAACACTTTTATGCCGACAGTTCCTCCCTCGAGCCTTTGCATGCACTCTGACCCGCAATGAGCTGACAAAGTGTCAACTGTTAAGTCCTTGGACGAGTAGCAGATCTTTTTACTGTCTCCTGG contains the following coding sequences:
- the apcdd1l gene encoding protein APCDD1-like, with the translated sequence MSEGRSAHVLAAVCLIWQVALMTATGSKLWEVPTTSSSFMESLQWQPRCHYRQHQERVKITAEIPPRLDGTWLSTRCEVRPGPEFLTRSYTFHPTRHFQALQHYYADSRCEDPTYSLAIRGKLRLRQASWITRGATEADHHLSGVTIVVHSLAAKQKLNSRLAPSCVGPSLARLVPGKPQDLYNTRAGRECLSALGFSMMELDLVRVETQHHNHGEKIQELFLGDIHTDWTQRTHYRPTGYQQPLQSAMHHIHPCPVCALVYRSTEQHPPAMPRQTQAPISLAGRWSSQQCETRPTILFLTREFHFDPDQQAWEGIYRHYSDPLCSQNTFTLRASGHYAQGNPSVKVPGATEFVFKVTEVSVTAEDESTARLLNRTKPGKCGQAGEWKVREEQALSSTHGCTVLGLKLPHKEYELLKVELDHRGQPLLYVGERPTDGSSPDRPMRRATSFQAPLMLCSHAETQPSSHYGFGFKSKQVQTKTSGTGSLTPFLLMVLGSALCSWSCVF